In a genomic window of Pseudomonadota bacterium:
- a CDS encoding MaoC family dehydratase — MPRDVKYGEIESLVGEELGVSDWLTIDQDRVNAFADATLDPQWIHVDIERATQEMGGTIVHGFLTLSLMVHLSEQVVAWQGVSRVINYGCNKIRFTGMVPTGARVRMRITLPTAEPKGEGKLVTLNCVVEVEGQERPALIAEWLCVLFP; from the coding sequence ATGCCGCGAGACGTGAAATATGGAGAGATCGAGTCGCTGGTCGGTGAGGAGCTGGGCGTTTCCGACTGGCTGACCATCGATCAGGATCGGGTTAACGCGTTTGCTGACGCGACGCTCGACCCGCAGTGGATTCATGTAGACATTGAGCGAGCTACCCAGGAAATGGGTGGCACGATCGTACATGGCTTTCTGACCCTGTCTCTGATGGTCCACCTGAGTGAGCAGGTTGTTGCCTGGCAAGGGGTATCCCGGGTCATCAACTATGGCTGCAACAAGATCCGGTTCACGGGCATGGTGCCCACCGGAGCCCGGGTGCGGATGCGGATCACGCTTCCCACAGCCGAACCCAAGGGTGAAGGCAAGCTAGTGACGCTCAACTGTGTGGTGGAGGTGGAAGGCCAGGAGCGGCCGGCGCTGATCGCCGAGTGGCTCTGCGTGCTTTTCCCTTAG
- a CDS encoding cyanophycinase — protein sequence MSDTSKRGWLIPIGGAEERSTDALILRRFMKLCGGRDARILVIPTASELAETGPNYVSLFEEMGARSRYIPIDEREDCFAEEIVDTLERASGIFLTGGNQLRLSTILGGTPVARSIRDRFSKGVHVAGTSAGAAIVCEHMIAGGPTGPTPTEDGVTMAPGLGLTNKAIVDQHFRQRDRLGRLLTALSYNPFATGLGIDEDTAAFISPRGTLEVVGSGAITVVDPSGLQHSSMHDASDQDPISLIGLTLHILTAGDHFNLETRQAQAITLN from the coding sequence TTGAGCGACACATCGAAACGCGGCTGGCTGATCCCTATCGGCGGTGCTGAAGAACGTTCCACAGACGCATTGATCCTGCGCCGCTTCATGAAGCTTTGCGGCGGCCGAGATGCGCGGATTCTCGTGATTCCCACCGCCTCAGAGCTGGCTGAAACCGGCCCTAACTATGTATCCCTGTTCGAGGAAATGGGGGCTCGCTCGCGCTATATCCCCATCGACGAGCGGGAAGATTGCTTCGCCGAGGAAATTGTCGACACGCTGGAGCGCGCCAGCGGAATTTTTCTGACCGGCGGCAACCAGCTGAGGCTATCAACCATTCTCGGCGGAACGCCGGTCGCCCGGTCCATCCGCGATCGATTTTCCAAGGGCGTCCATGTGGCTGGCACCTCCGCCGGCGCGGCCATCGTCTGTGAACACATGATTGCCGGCGGCCCGACCGGGCCGACGCCCACCGAAGACGGCGTCACGATGGCGCCGGGCCTCGGGTTGACCAACAAGGCGATTGTCGACCAGCACTTCCGACAGCGCGATCGGCTGGGCAGGCTCCTCACCGCCCTGTCCTACAACCCTTTTGCCACCGGCCTGGGCATCGATGAAGACACCGCCGCATTTATCAGCCCGAGGGGAACGCTTGAGGTGGTCGGCAGCGGCGCCATCACGGTGGTTGACCCGTCGGGGCTCCAGCATTCGTCCATGCACGATGCGTCCGATCAGGACCCGATCAGCCTGATTGGCCTCACGCTGCACATCCTCACGGCAGGTGATCACTTCAATCTGGAAACCCGCCAGGCCCAGGCCATCACGCTCAACTGA
- a CDS encoding inorganic pyrophosphatase, whose translation MSLRYALHRPHPWHGLNPGRNSPEIITVFVEMTPFDYVKYELDKETGFLSIDRPQRTTSQLPCLYGFMPQTYCAEEVHKLSPKSKRGDLDPLDICVLSERPVARAEIILKARVIGGLQMIDDDEADDKIVAVLEGDHVLADTEELTDLPDIMTERLRHYFLTYKSPPDQPQRVSSIEPYGKDHAHAVVNAAVLDYKRHYGAHGS comes from the coding sequence ATGAGCCTTCGTTACGCGCTGCACCGCCCCCACCCCTGGCACGGACTGAACCCCGGTCGGAACTCACCCGAGATCATCACGGTCTTTGTCGAGATGACGCCGTTTGATTACGTGAAGTACGAGCTGGACAAGGAAACGGGCTTTCTGTCGATAGACCGACCGCAGCGAACGACCTCGCAGCTACCCTGCCTCTATGGCTTTATGCCACAGACCTACTGCGCGGAGGAGGTACATAAGCTCAGCCCAAAATCGAAGCGTGGTGACCTCGACCCGCTGGATATTTGCGTGCTCAGCGAGCGGCCCGTGGCCCGTGCTGAAATCATTCTGAAGGCTCGGGTAATCGGGGGCCTTCAGATGATCGACGACGATGAGGCCGACGATAAGATTGTCGCCGTGCTAGAGGGTGACCACGTGCTGGCGGATACCGAAGAACTGACCGACCTGCCGGACATCATGACGGAGCGTCTGCGCCACTACTTCCTCACCTACAAGTCCCCGCCCGACCAGCCGCAGAGAGTGTCGTCGATCGAGCCCTACGGCAAAGATCATGCGCACGCGGTGGTCAACGCGGCGGTGCTCGACTACAAGCGACATTATGGTGCGCACGGATCTTGA
- a CDS encoding DHH family phosphoesterase — protein MTAFDVFNGDADGICSLIQLRLADPKPEAINVTGVKRDISLLRRVSASAGDQVTVLDISLDKNRDALRQLLERGAEVHYVDHHFAGEVPEHPGLTTRINTEPNVCTSMLINRELMGQFVNWAIAGTLGDNLASSAQILADKASLSSDAFAKLQSLGTCINYNAYGATIDDLHFPPEDLYQRLMPYPDPLAFVDDDKDTFPKLSQGYADDLAKARRASRLLDLPHAAVVGLPNEPWSRRVSGVFGNELANNTPDCAHAVVTEGDDGLLVSVRAPINRRYGADDICRQFETGGGRKAAAGINQLPADQLDRFIQTFADYYATRA, from the coding sequence TTGACCGCGTTTGACGTCTTCAACGGTGACGCAGACGGCATCTGCTCGCTGATCCAGCTTCGGCTGGCAGACCCCAAGCCCGAAGCGATTAACGTCACCGGCGTCAAGCGAGACATCAGCCTGTTGCGGCGGGTTTCCGCCAGCGCAGGCGATCAGGTCACCGTGCTCGATATATCGCTCGACAAGAATCGGGACGCGCTCCGGCAGCTGCTGGAGCGCGGCGCTGAGGTTCATTACGTCGATCACCACTTCGCTGGTGAGGTCCCCGAGCACCCGGGTCTAACCACGCGGATCAATACCGAGCCCAACGTCTGTACCAGCATGCTGATCAACCGAGAGCTGATGGGTCAGTTCGTCAACTGGGCCATCGCGGGAACGCTCGGCGACAACCTGGCCTCGTCGGCGCAGATCCTGGCTGACAAGGCCTCGCTGTCATCTGACGCCTTCGCCAAACTGCAAAGCCTCGGCACCTGCATCAATTACAACGCCTACGGCGCCACGATTGACGACCTACACTTCCCTCCCGAAGACCTCTATCAGCGGCTTATGCCCTACCCTGATCCGCTGGCATTCGTCGACGACGACAAAGACACCTTCCCAAAGCTGAGTCAGGGTTATGCCGACGACCTGGCTAAGGCGCGACGCGCAAGCCGATTGCTGGATCTGCCTCACGCCGCGGTGGTCGGCCTGCCAAACGAACCCTGGTCGCGCCGCGTCAGCGGCGTATTTGGCAACGAGCTGGCCAACAATACACCGGACTGTGCCCACGCGGTGGTGACCGAGGGTGATGACGGTCTGCTGGTGAGCGTGCGTGCACCGATCAATCGGCGCTACGGCGCAGACGATATCTGTCGACAGTTTGAAACGGGCGGCGGCCGCAAGGCGGCGGCCGGCATCAACCAGCTCCCGGCCGATCAGCTCGACCGATTCATCCAGACTTTTGCGGACTACTACGCCACGCGAGCCTAA
- a CDS encoding Mur ligase family protein produces the protein MSRDTNMRLEDSRRLTGPNLFSKLPGAICDILIDRSRQADLAFAWRRHVGDLLEAVGWGNSQCFHRLHETGVCLVITAPIDALYAATEVNEAAFEFARCELDDTTLPPLDETVTQLRSLIVDEQNPKLIALQDAAAARGAPFLADDDEVSVGYGHRTQIWNCDSLPSPEQVDWDQAGHYGEVPVALVTGTNGKSTTVRLAASILAASGRTTGVTSTDYIRVGDETIDTGDYSGPGGARTLLRHPQTQVALLEVARGGMLRRGLGVTNADAALITNIAADHLGEYGIHTVEELRDAKFIVHKGLADRKFLVLNADDAGIVEFARQLPAQRFIWFSENAEHPLIEGHCMAGGEGFVVSKGHLAYRDRGGEHLIMPINDIPVTLFGKARHNVQNALAAAALGHVLGCDHHAISKGLRDFHGGPAENPGRGNIFRGKGVQAIVDFAHNEHGLSSVAQTVAAMPAQRRLVLLGQAGDRSDALIEGLVHAALKADPDQLVVCRLPGYERGRLPDDVPDLITDIAVAAGLSPDAIHRAASPVDGTRFALEWSRVGDLMLILALTQRGPVTQLIEEGLGAAS, from the coding sequence ATGTCCCGCGACACTAACATGCGGCTGGAAGATTCGCGGCGACTTACCGGCCCCAACCTGTTCAGCAAGCTGCCGGGCGCAATCTGCGACATTCTCATCGATCGCAGCCGCCAGGCAGATCTGGCGTTTGCCTGGCGCCGCCATGTCGGTGACCTGCTGGAAGCTGTCGGCTGGGGCAACAGTCAGTGCTTCCATCGCCTCCACGAAACGGGGGTCTGCCTGGTGATCACCGCGCCGATCGACGCGCTGTACGCGGCCACCGAAGTCAACGAGGCCGCGTTCGAGTTCGCCCGCTGCGAGCTGGACGACACAACGCTGCCGCCACTGGACGAGACCGTCACCCAGCTCCGATCGTTGATTGTCGACGAGCAAAATCCGAAGCTCATCGCGCTGCAGGACGCAGCAGCCGCCCGCGGCGCACCTTTCTTAGCGGACGACGATGAGGTTTCGGTCGGTTACGGACACCGAACGCAAATTTGGAACTGCGACAGCCTCCCCAGTCCTGAACAGGTGGACTGGGATCAGGCGGGCCACTATGGCGAGGTGCCGGTGGCGCTGGTGACCGGCACCAACGGGAAGTCGACCACCGTTCGGCTTGCCGCGTCGATCCTGGCCGCCTCCGGCCGAACCACAGGCGTGACCTCAACCGACTACATCCGTGTCGGTGATGAAACGATTGATACCGGCGACTATTCAGGACCCGGCGGCGCGCGAACCCTGCTGCGTCATCCGCAGACCCAGGTAGCACTGCTGGAGGTGGCACGGGGCGGTATGCTCCGACGGGGGCTCGGCGTCACCAACGCCGATGCGGCCCTGATCACCAATATTGCTGCTGACCACCTGGGAGAGTACGGCATTCACACGGTAGAGGAGCTGCGCGATGCCAAGTTTATTGTTCACAAGGGCCTTGCCGACCGGAAGTTCCTGGTGCTCAACGCGGACGACGCGGGTATTGTCGAGTTTGCCCGGCAGCTGCCGGCTCAGCGCTTTATCTGGTTCAGCGAGAACGCTGAGCATCCGCTGATCGAGGGCCATTGCATGGCGGGCGGCGAAGGCTTTGTCGTCAGTAAGGGGCACCTCGCTTACCGGGACCGCGGCGGTGAGCACCTCATCATGCCGATCAACGACATCCCCGTGACCCTGTTCGGCAAGGCGCGCCACAACGTACAAAACGCCCTGGCGGCTGCGGCACTGGGTCATGTCCTCGGCTGCGACCATCACGCCATCAGTAAGGGGTTACGAGACTTCCACGGTGGACCGGCGGAAAATCCGGGGCGAGGGAACATCTTCCGGGGCAAGGGCGTGCAGGCAATCGTCGATTTTGCCCACAACGAGCATGGATTATCGTCGGTTGCGCAGACAGTGGCCGCGATGCCGGCGCAGCGGCGTTTGGTGCTCTTGGGACAGGCCGGCGATCGCAGTGACGCACTCATCGAAGGGCTGGTGCATGCGGCGCTCAAGGCCGATCCTGATCAGCTGGTTGTCTGCCGCCTGCCGGGCTACGAGCGCGGACGACTGCCCGATGACGTGCCCGATCTAATCACCGATATCGCCGTAGCGGCGGGCTTGTCACCCGACGCCATCCATCGCGCCGCCAGCCCTGTCGACGGCACCCGCTTCGCACTGGAGTGGTCGCGGGTTGGCGATCTGATGCTGATCCTGGCGTTGACCCAGCGAGGACCGGTCACGCAGCTGATCGAAGAAGGGCTGGGCGCCGCGTCCTAG
- the cphA gene encoding cyanophycin synthetase has protein sequence MKILSTNVYRGPNLYAHFPVIRHQIDLGILEEWPSAKLGTEFLEGISRALPGLAEHGCSYGVAGGFLRRMHEDEGTWLGHLWEHLILELQTIAGSDVSFGRTRSIEGQPGCYNVVFQYHQRDVGLESARIGRQLILTLLPEPLREQLAEHIDKDFDFEDERDSFIRFAQRKELGPSTASLVAAAEARDIPWLRLNDYSLVQFGHGKYQQRIQATITSKTTHIAVEISCDKEDTHNLLNDLGLPVPQQRMVYSPREAVRAARRIGYPIVVKPLNANHGRGVSINLSEDEAVEEAFKVARERGNSRSVLVESYISGMDHRMLVVNGELVAVAKRVPGHVVGDGEYTISELIDRVNADPRRGIGHEKVLTKIEIDQQARRLMGNAGYDETTVLADGEVFYLRSTANLSTGGTAVDVTDVVHPDNRAMAERAVIAVGLDVGGVDFLTDDITQSYKDIGGAIVEVNAAPGFRMHVAPSEGEPRDVSGKVLDMLFPEGSQSTIPIAGITGTNGKTTTARMLSHILKTAGHVVGSTSTDGVYIDGHLTVKGDMTGPSAAQIVLRDPTVDVAVMETARGGILRAGLGYRRSDVAACLNISADHLGQKGINTLEQLAEIKRVVVEVAQDTAVLNADDEHCLRMADYTEARHLCYVTMNPAHPLVREHTRAGGRAVVLEQGMNGDMITIYEGGNHIPLVWTHLIPATLEGKAAHNVQNAMFASALAFSMGTKLEDIRHGLRTFSTSFFQAPGRMNVFDEHPFRVILDYAHNPAAVATMCQTVDRLDVAGRRIVVLAAPGDRRDEDVAAIAMEAAGHFDQYIVKADDNRRGREEGEVPRMLKASLEANGVDEDQIEMIADEQLAVDNALLQAAEGDLLVIFGDDITRCWKQIIHFEFAGERSSKPPEPTPTVSNVSLVAQSFDLMDDDQLIRDERGVRLAAREVEDGD, from the coding sequence ATGAAAATACTCAGCACAAACGTTTACCGCGGCCCCAACCTATACGCGCACTTCCCGGTGATCCGCCATCAGATCGATCTCGGCATCCTCGAGGAGTGGCCGTCCGCCAAGCTGGGTACCGAATTCCTTGAAGGTATCAGTCGTGCCCTGCCCGGCCTGGCGGAGCACGGGTGTTCCTACGGCGTAGCCGGCGGGTTTCTGCGCCGGATGCATGAAGATGAGGGCACCTGGCTCGGTCATCTATGGGAGCACCTGATTCTCGAGCTGCAGACCATCGCCGGCTCGGATGTCTCTTTCGGGCGAACGCGCTCCATCGAGGGGCAACCCGGCTGCTACAACGTGGTTTTCCAGTACCACCAGCGGGATGTAGGTCTGGAGTCAGCGCGCATCGGGCGGCAGCTGATTCTGACGCTACTTCCAGAGCCGCTCCGCGAGCAGCTCGCCGAGCATATCGACAAGGACTTTGATTTTGAGGATGAACGCGACTCGTTTATCCGCTTTGCCCAGCGCAAGGAGCTGGGGCCAAGCACCGCGTCGCTGGTCGCCGCCGCGGAAGCGCGGGATATTCCCTGGCTGCGGCTGAACGACTATTCACTGGTGCAGTTCGGCCACGGTAAGTATCAGCAGCGCATCCAGGCGACCATCACGAGCAAGACAACCCATATCGCCGTGGAGATCTCCTGCGACAAAGAAGACACGCACAATCTGTTAAACGATCTGGGGCTGCCGGTACCGCAGCAGCGGATGGTCTATTCTCCTCGCGAGGCCGTGAGGGCGGCGCGCCGTATCGGCTATCCCATTGTCGTCAAGCCACTGAACGCCAACCACGGTCGCGGCGTCTCGATCAACCTCAGCGAGGATGAGGCCGTCGAGGAGGCCTTCAAGGTTGCACGCGAGCGGGGCAACTCCCGTTCGGTGCTGGTCGAGTCCTACATCTCCGGCATGGACCACCGGATGCTGGTGGTAAACGGTGAGCTCGTGGCGGTCGCCAAGCGGGTTCCCGGTCACGTTGTCGGTGACGGCGAATATACGATCAGCGAGCTGATCGACCGGGTCAACGCCGACCCGCGCCGCGGGATCGGTCATGAAAAGGTGCTGACCAAGATTGAGATCGATCAGCAGGCCAGGCGACTCATGGGCAACGCGGGTTACGACGAGACGACGGTTCTCGCTGACGGCGAGGTGTTCTACCTTCGCTCCACGGCCAACCTGTCCACCGGCGGGACCGCCGTTGACGTCACCGACGTGGTCCATCCAGACAATCGCGCGATGGCGGAACGAGCCGTGATTGCGGTGGGACTGGACGTGGGCGGCGTCGACTTCCTGACCGACGACATTACGCAGTCTTACAAAGATATCGGTGGCGCCATTGTTGAGGTGAACGCGGCACCCGGATTCCGGATGCATGTGGCACCCTCCGAGGGTGAGCCCCGGGACGTGTCCGGCAAGGTGCTGGACATGCTGTTTCCGGAAGGCTCGCAGAGCACTATTCCGATCGCGGGCATCACGGGCACCAACGGCAAGACAACCACCGCCCGCATGCTGTCACACATTCTTAAGACCGCTGGGCATGTGGTGGGCTCAACCTCCACCGACGGCGTCTACATCGACGGCCATCTCACGGTCAAAGGTGATATGACCGGCCCCTCAGCCGCCCAGATTGTGCTGCGCGACCCAACCGTCGACGTTGCGGTGATGGAGACCGCTCGCGGTGGCATTCTGCGAGCAGGCTTGGGCTACCGACGCAGTGACGTAGCCGCCTGCCTCAATATCAGCGCAGACCACCTCGGTCAGAAGGGTATCAACACGCTGGAGCAGCTTGCCGAAATCAAGCGCGTGGTAGTCGAGGTGGCTCAGGATACTGCCGTGCTGAACGCCGACGACGAACACTGCCTTCGCATGGCCGACTACACCGAAGCTCGCCATCTCTGTTACGTCACGATGAATCCCGCCCACCCGCTGGTTAGGGAACACACCCGCGCCGGCGGCCGAGCCGTGGTGCTGGAACAGGGAATGAACGGTGACATGATCACCATCTATGAGGGTGGAAACCACATTCCGCTGGTCTGGACCCACCTGATCCCGGCAACATTGGAAGGCAAGGCGGCCCACAACGTGCAAAACGCCATGTTTGCCAGCGCCCTTGCCTTCTCTATGGGCACAAAGCTGGAGGACATCCGCCACGGGCTGCGTACCTTCAGCACCAGCTTTTTCCAGGCGCCGGGCCGCATGAACGTCTTTGATGAACACCCGTTTCGCGTCATCCTGGACTACGCCCACAACCCGGCAGCCGTCGCGACCATGTGCCAAACGGTCGATCGCCTGGACGTTGCGGGCCGACGAATTGTGGTGCTCGCGGCGCCCGGAGATCGACGCGACGAAGATGTCGCCGCCATCGCCATGGAGGCCGCCGGGCACTTCGATCAGTACATAGTCAAAGCCGACGACAACCGACGCGGCCGCGAAGAAGGCGAGGTGCCGCGCATGCTGAAGGCATCGCTGGAAGCCAATGGCGTGGATGAGGACCAGATCGAGATGATTGCCGACGAGCAGCTCGCCGTGGACAACGCGCTGCTGCAGGCTGCCGAAGGTGATCTGCTGGTCATCTTTGGTGACGACATCACGCGCTGTTGGAAGCAGATCATTCATTTTGAGTTTGCCGGCGAGAGATCCAGCAAGCCGCCGGAGCCCACACCGACGGTTAGCAACGTCAGCCTCGTGGCCCAATCATTTGACCTGATGGACGATGATCAACTGATTCGCGATGAGCGCGGCGTGAGGCTGGCCGCCAGGGAAGTGGAAGACGGCGACTAG
- a CDS encoding DUF4397 domain-containing protein, with protein sequence MKSINSGLLFLGALLLVPSAFGAQLLLGNVALIDVDGRPTAVTFRVDADTFINDVPYKGFPDAVEISAGWHTVSVFAAGDPAQEVLVSRSFFLPSEEDSLSLLAAGGSQGRSLQLITRAIDPGCADIACTGTINLSPAAELLSVERRCRDIDAPEDNTSLLAGNLPYGEGRLGSSSIGEARFCELSVLADDEPVSWQTTTVELPATGLSTILIIGDNILARPEIIAVADQALVPATEVTPDPIAGITSVALWRDLDEPGAAFFLLELPEAGRVTGTALLFNSDGNSEWRAVDGAFQTATDRQAGTLRLSQLGVSRAEGGEIDVASLPNIQLVYDGCNQATVTLIDDTLTTRRIERTLPVSSCLVSDP encoded by the coding sequence GTGAAGTCAATTAACTCGGGACTGCTTTTTCTGGGCGCACTTCTTCTGGTGCCTTCGGCTTTTGGAGCCCAGCTGCTCCTTGGCAACGTCGCTTTGATCGACGTTGACGGGAGGCCGACCGCCGTGACCTTCCGCGTCGACGCCGATACCTTTATCAACGACGTACCGTATAAGGGCTTTCCAGACGCTGTTGAAATTTCCGCCGGCTGGCACACGGTTTCGGTGTTTGCGGCCGGCGATCCGGCCCAGGAAGTGCTCGTCTCTCGGTCGTTTTTCCTGCCCAGTGAAGAGGACAGCCTGTCGCTGCTCGCCGCTGGCGGGAGTCAAGGCAGGTCGCTGCAGCTGATCACCAGAGCAATCGACCCCGGCTGCGCGGACATCGCCTGCACGGGGACCATCAATCTCTCGCCGGCGGCGGAACTGCTCAGCGTAGAGCGACGCTGCCGCGACATCGATGCCCCTGAGGACAACACCTCGCTGCTTGCCGGAAATTTGCCCTATGGCGAGGGACGACTGGGGTCATCGAGCATCGGTGAAGCACGCTTCTGCGAGCTGTCGGTACTGGCCGATGACGAGCCTGTAAGCTGGCAGACGACGACAGTCGAGCTGCCGGCCACGGGGCTATCCACGATCTTGATCATCGGGGACAACATACTGGCGAGGCCGGAAATTATTGCCGTGGCAGATCAGGCGCTCGTCCCGGCAACGGAAGTAACACCCGATCCGATTGCCGGAATAACCTCCGTTGCGCTCTGGCGTGACCTTGACGAGCCGGGTGCGGCCTTCTTCCTCCTCGAACTGCCGGAAGCGGGGCGAGTGACCGGAACCGCCCTGCTGTTCAACAGCGACGGCAACAGCGAATGGCGAGCGGTGGACGGTGCTTTTCAAACCGCGACGGATCGTCAGGCCGGCACCCTGCGGCTCAGTCAGCTCGGCGTCAGCCGCGCCGAAGGCGGGGAGATCGATGTTGCGTCCTTACCGAATATCCAGCTGGTGTACGACGGCTGCAACCAGGCGACGGTCACGCTGATTGACGACACGCTGACCACGCGACGTATTGAGCGCACCCTGCCCGTTTCGAGCTGCCTTGTGTCAGACCCGTAA
- a CDS encoding ASCH domain-containing protein — MNLPPEVAPFWRRFLEIGPSDARNRLLGTDCFGDNQKDVDELAELVVTGVKRGTAPLLWSYEFDGDPPPTPGSLRVIVNWRGQARCVVETTRVDVVAYEEVTAEFAAIEGEGDGSLAYWQSVHWPYYERECHRVGKQPSLQMPILCEQFRRVFP, encoded by the coding sequence ATGAATTTACCTCCCGAAGTCGCTCCTTTTTGGCGCCGATTCCTCGAAATCGGCCCTTCCGACGCCCGCAACCGACTGCTGGGCACCGACTGCTTCGGCGATAACCAGAAAGACGTCGACGAACTCGCGGAGCTGGTGGTCACCGGCGTGAAACGCGGCACCGCACCGCTCCTGTGGTCCTACGAATTTGACGGGGATCCTCCGCCGACTCCCGGTTCTCTTAGAGTGATCGTCAATTGGCGTGGGCAGGCGCGATGCGTCGTCGAAACCACCCGGGTCGATGTGGTCGCCTACGAGGAGGTCACCGCGGAGTTTGCGGCCATCGAAGGTGAAGGTGACGGATCCTTGGCTTACTGGCAAAGCGTTCATTGGCCCTACTACGAACGCGAGTGTCACCGGGTGGGCAAACAGCCAAGCCTCCAAATGCCAATCTTATGCGAACAGTTTCGTCGAGTATTTCCCTGA
- the pgm gene encoding phosphoglucomutase (alpha-D-glucose-1,6-bisphosphate-dependent) encodes MPLHELAGKRPPQALLENIPRLVASYYAFSPDPGEASQRVAFGTSGHRGSALRGSFNEAHILAVSQAVADYRKAQGITGPLFLGMDTHALSEPALISAVEVLAANGVSVHLDNEGGYTPTPVVSFAILSHNRRHPNSPADGIVITPSHNPPSDGGFKYNPPNGGPADKDVTSWIEQRANELLAAPEQIRRWTWRKAIASDHVTRFDFRTPYIDGLEEVVDLVGIARSGIRIGADPMGGSGVHYWERLADRYGLNLVVVNDAIDPTFRFMTVDKDGKIRMDCSSPSAMASLIELKDGYDIAFGNDTDFDRHGIVTPSGGLMNPNHYLSVAVSWLFERRTRWPANAAVGKTLVSSSMIDRVAADLGRDLYEVPVGFKWFVQGLRDGSLGFGGEESAGASFLRRDGSPWSTDKDGVILNLLAAEITAETGEDPAVHYRRLAERFGTPLYTRIDTPARPEEKARLASLSPDQVTNRELAGEPIAARLTRAPGNDAPLGGLKVATQNGWFAARPSGTEDQYKIYAESFKGQAHLEALVAEAKAIVSSALAAGV; translated from the coding sequence ATGCCCTTACACGAGCTTGCCGGAAAGCGTCCGCCGCAGGCGTTGCTGGAAAATATTCCCCGTCTGGTTGCCAGCTACTACGCGTTCTCCCCTGATCCCGGGGAGGCGTCACAGCGAGTCGCATTCGGCACCTCAGGGCATCGCGGCAGCGCGCTTCGCGGGAGCTTCAATGAGGCGCATATCCTGGCGGTGAGTCAGGCCGTGGCGGATTATCGAAAGGCTCAGGGCATCACGGGCCCCCTGTTCCTTGGCATGGACACACACGCACTTTCCGAGCCAGCGCTGATCAGCGCGGTTGAGGTGCTGGCCGCCAACGGCGTGTCGGTGCATCTGGACAACGAGGGTGGCTACACGCCAACGCCGGTGGTCTCGTTTGCGATTCTCTCTCACAACCGGCGCCATCCAAATTCTCCGGCTGACGGGATTGTGATCACGCCGTCCCACAATCCGCCGTCTGACGGGGGCTTCAAGTACAACCCGCCCAACGGCGGTCCTGCCGACAAAGACGTGACGAGCTGGATCGAGCAGCGTGCCAACGAGCTGCTGGCAGCGCCGGAACAGATTCGTCGGTGGACCTGGCGCAAGGCCATAGCCTCAGACCACGTCACGCGCTTTGATTTTCGAACGCCCTACATCGACGGGCTCGAGGAGGTCGTGGACTTGGTCGGGATTGCGCGATCGGGCATACGGATCGGCGCCGACCCTATGGGCGGGTCAGGCGTTCATTACTGGGAGCGCCTGGCCGACCGGTACGGCTTAAATCTCGTTGTCGTGAATGACGCGATCGACCCAACATTTCGGTTTATGACCGTCGACAAAGACGGGAAGATCCGGATGGACTGCTCGTCCCCGTCAGCCATGGCCAGCCTGATTGAGCTGAAGGATGGCTACGATATCGCCTTCGGCAACGACACCGACTTCGACCGACATGGCATCGTGACGCCCAGCGGCGGCCTAATGAATCCCAACCACTATCTGTCCGTCGCGGTTTCCTGGCTCTTCGAGCGCAGAACCCGCTGGCCGGCAAACGCTGCGGTAGGCAAGACGCTGGTGAGTAGCAGCATGATTGATCGGGTCGCCGCGGATCTGGGGCGCGACCTTTATGAGGTGCCGGTAGGGTTCAAGTGGTTTGTTCAGGGCCTGCGAGACGGCAGCCTCGGCTTTGGCGGCGAGGAGAGTGCCGGTGCATCGTTTCTGCGCCGCGACGGGTCACCCTGGTCGACCGACAAAGACGGGGTCATTCTTAATCTGCTTGCCGCAGAAATCACCGCTGAAACCGGTGAGGATCCCGCGGTGCACTATCGCAGGCTAGCAGAGCGCTTCGGTACACCCCTTTACACCCGCATTGACACGCCGGCCAGGCCGGAGGAAAAGGCCAGGCTGGCCAGCCTTTCGCCCGACCAGGTGACCAACCGTGAGCTGGCGGGGGAGCCGATTGCTGCGCGCCTGACGCGGGCGCCTGGCAACGATGCGCCGCTCGGCGGCCTGAAGGTTGCCACGCAAAACGGCTGGTTTGCCGCGCGTCCTTCGGGGACGGAGGATCAGTACAAGATTTACGCGGAATCCTTTAAAGGTCAGGCTCATCTGGAGGCGCTTGTCGCGGAGGCAAAAGCGATTGTCAGCAGCGCGCTGGCTGCGGGAGTTTAG